In Massilia sp. METH4, the genomic window CCCTATGAAAATTCTGGTAGTCGGCTCCGGCGGCCGCGAGCACGCGCTGGCTTGGAAATTGGCGCAATCGGAACGGGTGCAGATCGTCTACGTCGCGCCCGGCAACGGCGGCACGGCCCGCGACCCGCGCCTGCAGAACCTGCCGATCACGGACTTGAACACGCTGGCTGAATTCGTGACGAGGGAACACATCGCGCTGACCGTGGTGGGCCCGGAAACGCCGCTGGCCGGCGGCATCGTCAACCTGTTCCGCGCGCGCGGCCTGAAGGTCTTCGGCCCCACGAAGGAAGCGGCGCAGCTGGAATCGTCGAAGGACTTCGCCAAGGCGTTCATGAAGCGCCACGGCATTCCCACCGCCGAGTACGAAACGTTCAGCGACGCGGCCAAGGCGCACGCCTACATCGACGCCAAGGGCGCGCCGATCGTGATCAAGGCCGACGGCCTGGCCGCCGGCAAGGGCGTGGTAGTGGCGATGAGCCTGGAAGAAGCGCACCAGGCCGTCGAGCACATGCTGTCGGACAACCGCTTCGGCGACGCGGGCGCCCGCATCGTCATCGAGAAATTCCTGGCCGGCGAGGAAGCATCGTTCATCGTCATGTGCGACGGCAAGAACGTGCTGCCGCTAGCCACCAGCCAGGACCACAAGCGCCTGCTGGACAACGACCAGGGCCCGAACACGGGCGGCATGGGCGCCTATTCGCCCGCGCCGATCGTGACGCCGGCAATGCATGCGCGCGTGATGCGCGAAATCATCAACCCGACCATCGCGGGCATGTCGAAGGATGGCATCCCATTCTCCGGCTTCCTGTACGCGGGCCTGATGATCGACGCGGCCGGCAACCCGAAGACGCTGGAATTCAACTGCCGCATGGGCGACCCGGAAACCCAGCCGATCATGGCGCGCCTGAAGACCGACCTGGTCGGCGTGATGGAACACGCGGTGAACGGCACGCTGGACGCCGTGGGCCTGGAATGGGACCGCCGCACCGCCGTGGGCGTGGTGCTGGCCGCGGCCGGCTATCCGGACAACCCGGTGAAAGGCAACATCATCGAAGGCATTCCGGCCGAGACGCCGGAAGCGGTCACCTTCCATGCCGGCACGACCGAGGAAGACGGCCGGTTGGTCACCTCGGGCGGCCGCGTGCTGTGCGTGGTGGGGCTGGGCGACTCCGTGAAGCTGGCGCAGAAGCAGGCTTACGAAACGGTCGAGAAGATCCGGTTCGATGGCATGCAGTACCGGCGCGATATCGGCTGGCGCGGGTTGAAGCACTGACCCGATTGCTTGACTACAGATATCGACACCCTACAACGAAATCCATGACCACCCCCAACCCCGCCGCCGTCAAAGCCTACCTGATCGACCTGCAAGAACGCATCGTCGCCGCCCTCGAGGCGGCCGACGGCA contains:
- the purD gene encoding phosphoribosylamine--glycine ligase, which translates into the protein MKILVVGSGGREHALAWKLAQSERVQIVYVAPGNGGTARDPRLQNLPITDLNTLAEFVTREHIALTVVGPETPLAGGIVNLFRARGLKVFGPTKEAAQLESSKDFAKAFMKRHGIPTAEYETFSDAAKAHAYIDAKGAPIVIKADGLAAGKGVVVAMSLEEAHQAVEHMLSDNRFGDAGARIVIEKFLAGEEASFIVMCDGKNVLPLATSQDHKRLLDNDQGPNTGGMGAYSPAPIVTPAMHARVMREIINPTIAGMSKDGIPFSGFLYAGLMIDAAGNPKTLEFNCRMGDPETQPIMARLKTDLVGVMEHAVNGTLDAVGLEWDRRTAVGVVLAAAGYPDNPVKGNIIEGIPAETPEAVTFHAGTTEEDGRLVTSGGRVLCVVGLGDSVKLAQKQAYETVEKIRFDGMQYRRDIGWRGLKH